From Seriola aureovittata isolate HTS-2021-v1 ecotype China chromosome 20, ASM2101889v1, whole genome shotgun sequence, a single genomic window includes:
- the LOC130161335 gene encoding cyclic nucleotide-gated cation channel beta-3-like isoform X2, with product MLKEKVIDPYATSPEITPPVTPILKKDDYIKLKEEERIAKEEADKKKAEEAAKKAEEKKKKDEEKRLEAEKKAEEERLAEEARKKAKILPDINCSCFDVLIHPIEEKMDEVLGTTIDPFTDRRYITWLTVVAIAYNYNVWFCSARLAFPYHTPAANPFWIFCDILSDLVNVTDIVIWQPRLQFVKAGDIIKDRALTKVHYRKSQRFKTDIASILPFDLFCLHFQFSSVYRINRFIRIESFFEFSDRLESIMAKAYIWRVARTTGYLLYMLHLNACVYYVASLSQGLATTTWVYDGNGTAYLRCYYYAVRSLINIGGLPEPVTTFEISFQMANFFTGVFVFSSLIGQMRDVIGAATAGETYFRASMDGCVAYMNTYTIPKLVQNRVRTWYNYTWAAQGMLGKCQKTLSQKCIQVSTHIHCLSSPDESELLDKMPLVMRIAIAVDINLATFQKIALFQGCDQQMLVDMLLRLKSIIYLPGDFVVKKGDIGKEMYIIKGGAVQVVGGPDNSIVFVTLKAGSVFGEISLLQSAKDGGNRRTANVKAHGFANLFVLEKKDLFDILVHYPESQKVLARKGKKLTKAKGPAGAKAEDKPKGLTLFGQKPPTPKLLKAFANLRKLKKSEAEKK from the exons ATGCTCAAAGAGAAAGTCATAGATCCCTATGCAACTTCTCCTGAAATCACCCCACCTGTCA CACCTATTCTGAAGAAGGATGACTACATCAAGttgaaggaggaggagcggaTAGCAAAAGAAGAGGCAGATAAGAAGAAGGCAGAGGAGGCAGCTAaaaaggcagaggagaagaagaagaaggatgagGAGAAAAGGCTGGAGGCCGAgaagaaagcagaggaggagaggctggcGGAGGAGGCCAGGAAGAAAGCAAAGATCCTCCCAGACATCAACTGCTCCTGTTTCGATGTCCTAATCCATCCAATCGAGGAAAAGATGGATGAAGTCCTGGGAACCACCATAGATCCTTTCACAG ATCGTCGCTATATCACCTGGCTGACTGTGGTAGCAATTGCATACAACTATAATGTCTGGTTTTGCTCTGCCCGTTTGGCGTTCCCTTACCACACTCCAGCTGCCAACCCCTTCTGGATATTTTGTGACATCCTCAGTGACTTAGTTAATGTTACTGACATCGTGATTTGGCAGCCCCGACTGCAGTTTGTCAAAGCCGGCGACATCATT AAAGACAGAGCATTGACAAAGGTACACTATCGGAAATCGCAACGGTTTAAG ACTGATATAGCCAGCATCCTACCCTTCGACCTTTTCTGCCTGCACTTTCAATTCTCCTCCGTGTACCGAATCAACCGCTTCATCAGG ATTGAATCCTTTTTTGAGTTCAGCGATCGACTTGAAAGCATCATGGCAAAAGCTTACATTTGGAG AGTGGCTCGGACCACAGGCTACCTGCTCTACATGCTCCATCTCAACGCCTGTGTGTACTATGTCGCGTCACTGAGCCAGGGTCTTGCAACAACTACATGGGTGTATGATGGAAACGGCACAGC GTACCTGCGTTGTTACTACTATGCTGTCCGTAGTCTGATCAACATCGGGGGGCTTCCAGAGCCTGTGACCACCTTTGAGATTAGCTTTCAGATGGCTAACTTTTTCactggtgtttttgtgttctcCAGTTTGATTGGACAG atgAGAGATGTCATAGGGGCAGCAACAGCAGGTGAGACGTATTTTCGTGCATCAATGGATGGCTGTGTTGCCTACATGAACACGTATACAATCCCCAAGCTGGTCCAGAACAGAGTCCGGACCTGGTACAACTACACGTGGGCCGCTCAGGGCATGCTGGGTAAGTGTCAAAAAACTTTATCCCAAAAATGTATCCAGGTATCCACTCATATCCACTGCCTGTCCTCTCCAGATGAGTCAGAGCTGCTGGACAAGATGCCTCTGGTGATGAGAATCGCCATCGCTGTGGATATCAACCTGGCCACTTTTCAGAAGATCGCACTGTTTCAG GGCTGTGACCAGCAGATGCTGGTGGACATGTTGCTGAGGCTTAAGTCAATCATCTACCTACCTGGAGACTTTGTTGTAAAGAAA GGAGACATTGGTAAAGAGATGTACATCATTAAAGGTGGAGCGGTGCAGGTGGTGGGAGGACCTGACAACAGCATTGTGTTTGTCACACTGAAGGCCGGCTCTGTGTTTGGAGAAATCAG CTTACTACAATCTGCTAAAGATGGAGGAAACAGGCGCACCGCTAATGTCAAAGCACATGGCTTTGCTAATCTCTTTGTCCTGGAGAAGAAGGACCTGTTTGACATCCTTGTCCACTACCCAGAGTCTCAGAAAGTGCTGGCCAGGAAGGGAAA GAAACTGACCAAAGCCAAAGGCCCAGCAGGTGCTAAGGCCGAGGATAAGCCGAAAGGTCTGACTCTGTTTGGACAAAAACCACCAACGCCCAAGCTGCTCAAAGCCTTCGCCAACCTCCGCAAACTCAAG aAAAGTGAAGCTGAGAAGAAATGA
- the LOC130161335 gene encoding cyclic nucleotide-gated cation channel beta-3-like isoform X3, giving the protein MLKEKVIDPYATSPEITPPVTPILKKDDYIKLKEEERIAKEEADKKKAEEAAKKAEEKKKKDEEKRLEAEKKAEEERLAEEARKKAKILPDINCSCFDVLIHPIEEKMDEVLGTTIDPFTDRRYITWLTVVAIAYNYNVWFCSARLAFPYHTPAANPFWIFCDILSDLVNVTDIVIWQPRLQFVKAGDIIKDRALTKVHYRKSQRFKTDIASILPFDLFCLHFQFSSVYRINRFIRIESFFEFSDRLESIMAKAYIWRVARTTGYLLYMLHLNACVYYVASLSQGLATTTWVYDGNGTAYLRCYYYAVRSLINIGGLPEPVTTFEISFQMANFFTGVFVFSSLIGQMRDVIGAATAGETYFRASMDGCVAYMNTYTIPKLVQNRVRTWYNYTWAAQGMLDESELLDKMPLVMRIAIAVDINLATFQKIALFQGCDQQMLVDMLLRLKSIIYLPGDFVVKKGDIGKEMYIIKGGAVQVVGGPDNSIVFVTLKAGSVFGEISLLQSAKDGGNRRTANVKAHGFANLFVLEKKDLFDILVHYPESQKVLARKGKKLTKAKGPAGAKAEDKPKGLTLFGQKPPTPKLLKAFANLRKLKVMSPLFIHIYN; this is encoded by the exons ATGCTCAAAGAGAAAGTCATAGATCCCTATGCAACTTCTCCTGAAATCACCCCACCTGTCA CACCTATTCTGAAGAAGGATGACTACATCAAGttgaaggaggaggagcggaTAGCAAAAGAAGAGGCAGATAAGAAGAAGGCAGAGGAGGCAGCTAaaaaggcagaggagaagaagaagaaggatgagGAGAAAAGGCTGGAGGCCGAgaagaaagcagaggaggagaggctggcGGAGGAGGCCAGGAAGAAAGCAAAGATCCTCCCAGACATCAACTGCTCCTGTTTCGATGTCCTAATCCATCCAATCGAGGAAAAGATGGATGAAGTCCTGGGAACCACCATAGATCCTTTCACAG ATCGTCGCTATATCACCTGGCTGACTGTGGTAGCAATTGCATACAACTATAATGTCTGGTTTTGCTCTGCCCGTTTGGCGTTCCCTTACCACACTCCAGCTGCCAACCCCTTCTGGATATTTTGTGACATCCTCAGTGACTTAGTTAATGTTACTGACATCGTGATTTGGCAGCCCCGACTGCAGTTTGTCAAAGCCGGCGACATCATT AAAGACAGAGCATTGACAAAGGTACACTATCGGAAATCGCAACGGTTTAAG ACTGATATAGCCAGCATCCTACCCTTCGACCTTTTCTGCCTGCACTTTCAATTCTCCTCCGTGTACCGAATCAACCGCTTCATCAGG ATTGAATCCTTTTTTGAGTTCAGCGATCGACTTGAAAGCATCATGGCAAAAGCTTACATTTGGAG AGTGGCTCGGACCACAGGCTACCTGCTCTACATGCTCCATCTCAACGCCTGTGTGTACTATGTCGCGTCACTGAGCCAGGGTCTTGCAACAACTACATGGGTGTATGATGGAAACGGCACAGC GTACCTGCGTTGTTACTACTATGCTGTCCGTAGTCTGATCAACATCGGGGGGCTTCCAGAGCCTGTGACCACCTTTGAGATTAGCTTTCAGATGGCTAACTTTTTCactggtgtttttgtgttctcCAGTTTGATTGGACAG atgAGAGATGTCATAGGGGCAGCAACAGCAGGTGAGACGTATTTTCGTGCATCAATGGATGGCTGTGTTGCCTACATGAACACGTATACAATCCCCAAGCTGGTCCAGAACAGAGTCCGGACCTGGTACAACTACACGTGGGCCGCTCAGGGCATGCTGG ATGAGTCAGAGCTGCTGGACAAGATGCCTCTGGTGATGAGAATCGCCATCGCTGTGGATATCAACCTGGCCACTTTTCAGAAGATCGCACTGTTTCAG GGCTGTGACCAGCAGATGCTGGTGGACATGTTGCTGAGGCTTAAGTCAATCATCTACCTACCTGGAGACTTTGTTGTAAAGAAA GGAGACATTGGTAAAGAGATGTACATCATTAAAGGTGGAGCGGTGCAGGTGGTGGGAGGACCTGACAACAGCATTGTGTTTGTCACACTGAAGGCCGGCTCTGTGTTTGGAGAAATCAG CTTACTACAATCTGCTAAAGATGGAGGAAACAGGCGCACCGCTAATGTCAAAGCACATGGCTTTGCTAATCTCTTTGTCCTGGAGAAGAAGGACCTGTTTGACATCCTTGTCCACTACCCAGAGTCTCAGAAAGTGCTGGCCAGGAAGGGAAA GAAACTGACCAAAGCCAAAGGCCCAGCAGGTGCTAAGGCCGAGGATAAGCCGAAAGGTCTGACTCTGTTTGGACAAAAACCACCAACGCCCAAGCTGCTCAAAGCCTTCGCCAACCTCCGCAAACTCAAGGTAATGTCGCCTTTATTCATACATATCTATAACTAA
- the LOC130161335 gene encoding cyclic nucleotide-gated cation channel beta-3-like isoform X1, with protein MLKEKVIDPYATSPEITPPVTPILKKDDYIKLKEEERIAKEEADKKKAEEAAKKAEEKKKKDEEKRLEAEKKAEEERLAEEARKKAKILPDINCSCFDVLIHPIEEKMDEVLGTTIDPFTDRRYITWLTVVAIAYNYNVWFCSARLAFPYHTPAANPFWIFCDILSDLVNVTDIVIWQPRLQFVKAGDIIKDRALTKVHYRKSQRFKTDIASILPFDLFCLHFQFSSVYRINRFIRIESFFEFSDRLESIMAKAYIWRVARTTGYLLYMLHLNACVYYVASLSQGLATTTWVYDGNGTAYLRCYYYAVRSLINIGGLPEPVTTFEISFQMANFFTGVFVFSSLIGQMRDVIGAATAGETYFRASMDGCVAYMNTYTIPKLVQNRVRTWYNYTWAAQGMLGKCQKTLSQKCIQVSTHIHCLSSPDESELLDKMPLVMRIAIAVDINLATFQKIALFQGCDQQMLVDMLLRLKSIIYLPGDFVVKKGDIGKEMYIIKGGAVQVVGGPDNSIVFVTLKAGSVFGEISLLQSAKDGGNRRTANVKAHGFANLFVLEKKDLFDILVHYPESQKVLARKGKKLTKAKGPAGAKAEDKPKGLTLFGQKPPTPKLLKAFANLRKLKVMSPLFIHIYN; from the exons ATGCTCAAAGAGAAAGTCATAGATCCCTATGCAACTTCTCCTGAAATCACCCCACCTGTCA CACCTATTCTGAAGAAGGATGACTACATCAAGttgaaggaggaggagcggaTAGCAAAAGAAGAGGCAGATAAGAAGAAGGCAGAGGAGGCAGCTAaaaaggcagaggagaagaagaagaaggatgagGAGAAAAGGCTGGAGGCCGAgaagaaagcagaggaggagaggctggcGGAGGAGGCCAGGAAGAAAGCAAAGATCCTCCCAGACATCAACTGCTCCTGTTTCGATGTCCTAATCCATCCAATCGAGGAAAAGATGGATGAAGTCCTGGGAACCACCATAGATCCTTTCACAG ATCGTCGCTATATCACCTGGCTGACTGTGGTAGCAATTGCATACAACTATAATGTCTGGTTTTGCTCTGCCCGTTTGGCGTTCCCTTACCACACTCCAGCTGCCAACCCCTTCTGGATATTTTGTGACATCCTCAGTGACTTAGTTAATGTTACTGACATCGTGATTTGGCAGCCCCGACTGCAGTTTGTCAAAGCCGGCGACATCATT AAAGACAGAGCATTGACAAAGGTACACTATCGGAAATCGCAACGGTTTAAG ACTGATATAGCCAGCATCCTACCCTTCGACCTTTTCTGCCTGCACTTTCAATTCTCCTCCGTGTACCGAATCAACCGCTTCATCAGG ATTGAATCCTTTTTTGAGTTCAGCGATCGACTTGAAAGCATCATGGCAAAAGCTTACATTTGGAG AGTGGCTCGGACCACAGGCTACCTGCTCTACATGCTCCATCTCAACGCCTGTGTGTACTATGTCGCGTCACTGAGCCAGGGTCTTGCAACAACTACATGGGTGTATGATGGAAACGGCACAGC GTACCTGCGTTGTTACTACTATGCTGTCCGTAGTCTGATCAACATCGGGGGGCTTCCAGAGCCTGTGACCACCTTTGAGATTAGCTTTCAGATGGCTAACTTTTTCactggtgtttttgtgttctcCAGTTTGATTGGACAG atgAGAGATGTCATAGGGGCAGCAACAGCAGGTGAGACGTATTTTCGTGCATCAATGGATGGCTGTGTTGCCTACATGAACACGTATACAATCCCCAAGCTGGTCCAGAACAGAGTCCGGACCTGGTACAACTACACGTGGGCCGCTCAGGGCATGCTGGGTAAGTGTCAAAAAACTTTATCCCAAAAATGTATCCAGGTATCCACTCATATCCACTGCCTGTCCTCTCCAGATGAGTCAGAGCTGCTGGACAAGATGCCTCTGGTGATGAGAATCGCCATCGCTGTGGATATCAACCTGGCCACTTTTCAGAAGATCGCACTGTTTCAG GGCTGTGACCAGCAGATGCTGGTGGACATGTTGCTGAGGCTTAAGTCAATCATCTACCTACCTGGAGACTTTGTTGTAAAGAAA GGAGACATTGGTAAAGAGATGTACATCATTAAAGGTGGAGCGGTGCAGGTGGTGGGAGGACCTGACAACAGCATTGTGTTTGTCACACTGAAGGCCGGCTCTGTGTTTGGAGAAATCAG CTTACTACAATCTGCTAAAGATGGAGGAAACAGGCGCACCGCTAATGTCAAAGCACATGGCTTTGCTAATCTCTTTGTCCTGGAGAAGAAGGACCTGTTTGACATCCTTGTCCACTACCCAGAGTCTCAGAAAGTGCTGGCCAGGAAGGGAAA GAAACTGACCAAAGCCAAAGGCCCAGCAGGTGCTAAGGCCGAGGATAAGCCGAAAGGTCTGACTCTGTTTGGACAAAAACCACCAACGCCCAAGCTGCTCAAAGCCTTCGCCAACCTCCGCAAACTCAAGGTAATGTCGCCTTTATTCATACATATCTATAACTAA